The sequence below is a genomic window from Blastopirellula retiformator.
CAACCTATGACGGCTGCGACAGGTCGGGCGAAACTTCCTTTAGATACGGTTTCAACGCGGCGAACCGCGCTTCCACTTCGGCGACCTTTTCGTTGTTCATTTTGAATTCCGTCAAGATCGGCGTCGTTGGGATCGACTTGTTGGGACCATAGACGCGCGAGAGGAGATTCTTAAAGACGCCCCGCTTTTTCCAGATGTACAGGTTCGCGTCGCGTAGGCCGCCCGGCTTCACTTTGACCATCTGAATGAACTTGCCGAACATCTCCTCCAGCTTTTCGGGATCATCGCCGCTTTGCTGCAGGCTCCAGATTTCCGTTAGCAAGTCAGCATAGGCGGCCCGCTCGGTAATCACTCCCTCCGAGCCGAGACGCGATTCTTCCAGCCAATGGAAACCGCCGCGAGCGCTAAAGACGCGGCGCACCGGCGGACGTGCCGCCAAGGAAGTTTTCATCCGCTCCAGCACATCGCCTGCTTCTTCTTTGATGTAGCCGAAGTGAGGAAACTCGGCGGCCAATTCGATCATCAACTTGGGCGACGGTAGCGGTCCCTTGTAAGCGACGCCGCCGGTCGTTTGCAGAATCACCGGTCGGGTCGCCACTTGAGCCAGCGCCCGCCAATACTGCCGCAGGTCCTCTTCGGTCTTTCCGGAGTCAGGCGGTCGCGAGATGATCGCCGTCGGGTTCAGCTTTTCCGCATGCGCAGCAAACTGCAGCATCTCGGCGGTGTCATTTCCCTGAACGCCCAAACACAGCGCTGTGGCTGACCCGCGCGTCGTTTCGGCCAGCACCTCCATTCCGTTCCGCTTTTCGTCAGCGGTCAAGAGATCGATGCTGTCGCCCGACTGCGGCCAAATCATGCCGGGCGTTCCCGCCCAGGCGACGAACTTCGCCTCTTGCGCCAAGACGTCGTAGTCGACCTCGCCATCTTCGGCGTAAGGGGTCGAGAGGATCGGAAATGGCCCGCAAACCTTCGGATCGGGCGCGACTTTTTCTGGACTAGTTTCGTCAGCCGCCAGCAAATTGGGCAGCGCCGCTGCCGCCATCAGGCCGGATGCTCCTCCGATGGCCTGCTTCAAGATGGTTCGGCGGGGGATGAGATGATTGGTCGCCATGAAGCTCCTCGATCACGCGAAATTCATTTTGCATATTGCATATTACAGTAAGACCCACGGAACCGGCGAACAAGTAGAACCTTCGAAAAATTCCGTAAACTTACGGATCGACACCACCCGCCAAGATTAGGGACAATCTTCGTAAGTACTCTCCAGAGAACAGCTTCTATGAAAAACCAGGGAACCTAGCAGTCCGTTGATTTTCTCGACGGACTGCGTGATCGCAGGGATGCGATCCCAAAATAGCGACGTAAGTCGTTATTTTGCGAGCCGCGAAGAGCCACGCTCTGAGCCTGGCGAGGTTGGAAAATGCCACGATGGCATTTTTCAACAGGCAGCTAGGCCGAGTTCGATTCGCCAAATCGCTCGGCCACGTAATCGGCCAGCCAGGTATCCAGGTGCTTGGCCAGCGCCTGTTGCGAGGCTTCGCGATCTTCGGCCAGCAGGGCCTCAATGATGGCCAGATGCTCCAGATTCTCTTCCCGGCGGACGAACCGCTCGGTCGATTGCAGCTCGAGATAGTAAGCGTCGCTTAGCGCTTTGTAGATCGTCGAATAGCGGGCGATCTCTTCTTTCAGCCGCCGATTTTGGCAATAGAACGCGATCGTCCCGTGCAGTTGTGCATCGATCCGCCGCGTCTCTTTGCT
It includes:
- a CDS encoding dihydrodipicolinate synthase family protein codes for the protein MATNHLIPRRTILKQAIGGASGLMAAAALPNLLAADETSPEKVAPDPKVCGPFPILSTPYAEDGEVDYDVLAQEAKFVAWAGTPGMIWPQSGDSIDLLTADEKRNGMEVLAETTRGSATALCLGVQGNDTAEMLQFAAHAEKLNPTAIISRPPDSGKTEEDLRQYWRALAQVATRPVILQTTGGVAYKGPLPSPKLMIELAAEFPHFGYIKEEAGDVLERMKTSLAARPPVRRVFSARGGFHWLEESRLGSEGVITERAAYADLLTEIWSLQQSGDDPEKLEEMFGKFIQMVKVKPGGLRDANLYIWKKRGVFKNLLSRVYGPNKSIPTTPILTEFKMNNEKVAEVEARFAALKPYLKEVSPDLSQPS